From Arcticibacter tournemirensis, one genomic window encodes:
- a CDS encoding RagB/SusD family nutrient uptake outer membrane protein, with the protein MNPLKINLSLIAATVIIVFISSCESKLDITPVENNTSGQFYTNEIEMKQAVVGIYARLGRNGTNTDFATDYFWLASENRSDLLYIAGETSAQNDQLELRKYIISPNSGTVSAIFSRLYALIKDANNLLYNTKDGEYMRYRAEASFLRAYAYFELVRSFGPVALITKPIETEEAAGLPRESPENIYAQIIADLQYAAANLSKVYTGAESGRVGSLAANALLGEVYMTMAGYPMNDASAYGKAEAALAGIITDVNARFGPVYSQLFTLANENKYDLFSIQFASGNSTTGSSLPGYITSSSASGTPFPDWAFSSFNQQGQDMRVDTILIKEMKANNDLRFSASIDTGFWSTSVPTTRTWISKNIITKFLEKDNTNSRIKAWNDYPRNFPIIRDADVFLLYAEALVRNNKASLAKQYVDRIRTRAGLNALASDPTIDDIKRERKYEFIGEGRRYFDLVRWGETEAISILTNFARNYHSKTNGQLPTKKDLLLPIPQNELKTRNNWDQNFGY; encoded by the coding sequence ATGAATCCATTGAAAATAAATTTATCGTTAATCGCAGCAACTGTTATAATCGTTTTCATTTCCTCATGCGAAAGCAAACTGGATATTACACCGGTCGAAAATAACACATCCGGTCAGTTCTATACCAATGAAATTGAGATGAAACAGGCCGTCGTCGGAATATATGCCAGACTTGGCAGAAATGGCACAAATACTGATTTTGCAACCGATTATTTCTGGCTTGCTTCAGAAAACAGGTCTGATTTGTTGTACATAGCTGGCGAAACTTCTGCGCAAAATGATCAGCTTGAGCTCAGAAAGTATATCATTTCTCCTAATTCAGGAACAGTTTCTGCTATTTTTTCCCGGCTTTATGCACTTATTAAAGACGCAAATAACCTTTTGTACAATACAAAAGACGGCGAATATATGCGCTACAGAGCAGAAGCAAGCTTTCTAAGAGCGTATGCCTATTTTGAATTAGTTAGGTCGTTCGGTCCGGTTGCCCTGATTACAAAACCCATTGAGACCGAAGAAGCTGCAGGGCTTCCGCGCGAATCACCGGAGAATATATATGCTCAAATTATTGCCGATTTGCAATATGCTGCGGCAAATCTGTCTAAAGTCTACACTGGTGCTGAATCTGGAAGAGTTGGAAGCCTTGCTGCAAATGCACTACTGGGAGAAGTGTACATGACTATGGCTGGTTATCCGATGAATGATGCCTCCGCTTATGGAAAGGCTGAGGCTGCGTTAGCTGGAATTATTACAGATGTTAATGCCAGGTTCGGACCTGTATATTCTCAATTATTTACACTGGCCAATGAGAATAAGTACGACCTGTTTTCCATTCAGTTTGCTTCGGGGAATTCCACTACCGGATCCAGCCTCCCTGGTTACATTACGAGTTCCAGTGCTTCGGGAACACCATTTCCCGATTGGGCTTTTTCCTCTTTTAACCAGCAAGGCCAGGATATGAGAGTCGACACTATCTTGATTAAGGAGATGAAGGCAAATAACGATCTGCGGTTCAGTGCAAGTATTGATACCGGATTTTGGAGTACTTCCGTACCAACTACAAGGACATGGATTTCAAAGAATATTATTACTAAGTTTCTTGAAAAGGACAATACCAATTCTAGAATTAAAGCATGGAATGACTACCCGAGAAATTTTCCGATTATAAGGGATGCTGACGTATTCTTGTTATATGCCGAAGCTCTTGTCAGGAACAACAAAGCATCTCTGGCGAAACAATATGTTGACCGGATCAGGACCAGGGCCGGGCTTAATGCTTTGGCCAGCGATCCAACGATAGATGACATCAAGAGAGAAAGAAAATATGAATTTATCGGCGAAGGCCGGCGCTACTTTGATCTTGTGAGATGGGGCGAAACAGAGGCTATTTCCATATTGACAAACTTTGCGCGTAATTATCATTCCAAAACAAACGGGCAGCTTCCAACTAAAAAGGATTTACTGTTACCCATCCCTCAAAATGAACTGAAAACCCGGAATAACTGGGATCAGAATTTTGGGTATTAA
- a CDS encoding oligogalacturonate lyase family protein: protein MTIQVRKTAKASVIVHNYKMAVCLMVTLVLTNVAMSQKILETGSVSPMPEEWIDKDTGHKIVRLSRLQGNNASFYFHNNPFLRPDLMAFFHSDEAGDRQIHTVDLNTLKTTALTNSPSRKGAEIVSPLTSEVFYQTKDSVFAVSAVTRKVRLVYVFPADFKANITTLNADASMLAGTYATKEQQDILKRYPEKRDFFTRIYDAHLPNTLFTINIKTGELKKIHTENTWLGHVQFSPVNPKLLMFCHEGPWHKVDRIWTIDIGSREEKLMHKRSMDMEIAGHEFFSPDGQTIWFDLQKPRGETFYLAGTDIKTGKERSFQLSRDEWSIHYNIFKNGEIFAGDGANSSQVAKAENGMWIYLFKPDGERFKSEKLVNMKKHNYALEPNVHFSPNGKWIIFRANFEGSEQIYAAAINK, encoded by the coding sequence ATGACAATTCAAGTGAGGAAAACGGCGAAAGCCTCTGTTATAGTCCATAATTATAAGATGGCGGTCTGCCTGATGGTTACCCTGGTGCTGACAAATGTTGCCATGTCGCAGAAAATTTTAGAAACTGGCTCTGTAAGTCCAATGCCTGAAGAGTGGATCGATAAAGATACCGGGCATAAAATAGTCCGCCTATCCAGGTTGCAGGGTAACAACGCAAGTTTTTATTTTCACAACAATCCGTTTTTAAGACCAGATTTGATGGCGTTCTTCCATTCAGACGAGGCAGGCGACAGACAGATTCATACTGTGGACCTAAATACTTTAAAGACAACTGCACTTACAAATTCTCCATCCAGAAAGGGAGCAGAAATAGTTTCTCCGTTAACATCCGAGGTTTTTTATCAAACAAAAGACAGTGTTTTCGCCGTATCTGCAGTTACCAGAAAAGTAAGGCTCGTTTATGTTTTTCCGGCAGATTTTAAAGCAAACATCACCACATTAAATGCTGATGCAAGTATGCTGGCTGGCACATATGCTACAAAGGAGCAACAAGATATACTGAAGCGATATCCTGAAAAGCGTGACTTTTTCACGAGGATATATGATGCCCACTTACCTAATACCTTGTTTACAATCAATATTAAAACGGGCGAGCTGAAAAAGATCCATACAGAAAACACATGGCTGGGACACGTTCAGTTTTCGCCGGTAAATCCTAAGCTGCTGATGTTCTGTCATGAGGGGCCCTGGCATAAGGTTGATCGTATCTGGACTATAGATATAGGGAGCCGGGAGGAGAAATTAATGCACAAGCGTTCAATGGATATGGAAATAGCAGGACACGAGTTTTTTAGTCCGGATGGTCAAACAATCTGGTTCGACTTGCAGAAGCCGCGGGGAGAGACCTTCTATCTGGCTGGAACCGATATTAAAACCGGAAAAGAGCGATCCTTTCAGTTAAGCCGCGACGAATGGTCTATTCATTACAATATATTTAAAAACGGAGAAATATTTGCGGGAGATGGCGCCAATTCATCGCAGGTCGCTAAGGCCGAAAATGGTATGTGGATATACCTTTTTAAACCAGATGGTGAGCGATTCAAATCAGAGAAGCTTGTTAATATGAAGAAACATAATTATGCGTTAGAGCCAAATGTCCACTTCTCACCTAACGGGAAGTGGATTATTTTCAGAGCTAACTTTGAGGGAAGCGAGCAGATATACGCCGCTGCGATTAATAAATAA
- a CDS encoding DUF4450 domain-containing protein, with product MIKKRVSVFIIGLLVGWRSTGMAQQPVSQQQGWWHGIEREMHYKPDGADFLLVNGKKRFNRALYGTNTAFRVEAGDLPEFALYMPGMGGNLKFGLIAGNTSKWLIDAKEIITRYSPGEMHYDIKDPILGNGSLHLTVLALSAAEGIVVKVNSTGIAHNVELFAAFGGATGRKFSRDGDIGADPESSFYLNPDYCRGNIYTIKKNGFKLTFGGGKDIRQSAGVFPSGMKLKLSAADKQASPLGLYLSVQNALPLVCGRMNIKAGKATYFMVQNAADKKAPSYSKLRDLFNKSEQARMALVQRVKVNTPDPYINTLGGALAMAADAIWEEPSYMHGAIAWRMRLPAWRGPYIADPLGWHDRARTHFSSYAKSQVVTPERGPVVPDTALHLARQQEQMGTAIFGSGYISRNPNDNSKPHHYDMNLVYIDALLNHFKWNGDLKFIKEMWPVISRHLDWEKRNFDADGDGLYDAYAAIWASDALQYSGGGVMHSSAYNYRANRMAAEIAALIGENPVPYKQEADKIIKAINSSLWMPQKAWYAEYKDLLGEKLVHPYGGLWTVYHTIDSKVSDPFQAYGATRYVDTEIPHIPIRAKGLEENNLYTLSSSAWQPYTWSVNNVALAELLHTSLAYWQTGRMDDAFRLWKSSLVESMYLSSSPGGFEQLSFYDAQRGELYRDFADPIGVAGRTLVEGLFGILPDALADTLTLRPGFPASWDFASLQVPDISFEFKKSGDKDSYTIVTSFKKAMNLKMLLPARTVAVRSVSINGEKVSWKSSGEVVGTPQLEIAAPKAQRYHVEIEWDGVAPDKPKVRAPVFDAPFNVSFSQASIEKYYDPQRALSGVRIVDGNSLNVDRLAGRDHATIFVKLRQRDFTWWEPISLDIKPEVEFTFLADQTTAGLRFTVTNNEGIVKRGILRVNQGVRDFSQTLEINKGASAEITVPGAYTLTGTNKIRFEYGRGYSADTTIVNWNARTAGPLWQKVDLQAYFNDKVSSIFKNKYLSPRPSSPTLQLPWQGIGNWCYPLTSAEIDDSGLRRMAFGKGQVQLPVGVPLATPGAALLKNIVFTSKWDNYPDFVSIPLNGRASHAYFMMAGSTNPMQSRFDNGELLIYYTDNTFERLALRNPENWWPIEQDYYVDGAAFTTGAPQPYRVYLKTGTVGRYNTNYGTINGFTNRAIDGGAATVLDLPLNPAKELKELRLRALANDVVIGLMSVTLQR from the coding sequence ATGATAAAAAAACGCGTTTCAGTATTTATAATAGGGTTACTGGTAGGTTGGAGAAGCACAGGGATGGCACAGCAACCGGTATCGCAGCAGCAGGGATGGTGGCATGGTATTGAACGTGAGATGCATTACAAGCCAGACGGAGCTGACTTTCTACTGGTAAATGGGAAGAAACGTTTTAACCGTGCCTTGTATGGAACAAATACGGCGTTCAGGGTTGAAGCTGGAGACCTTCCTGAATTTGCGTTGTACATGCCTGGAATGGGAGGAAATCTGAAATTCGGATTAATCGCTGGAAACACGAGTAAATGGCTGATCGATGCGAAGGAAATCATAACAAGGTACAGCCCAGGAGAGATGCACTATGATATTAAGGATCCCATTCTTGGAAACGGATCGCTTCACCTTACAGTACTTGCTCTCTCTGCTGCCGAAGGTATTGTTGTAAAAGTCAACTCAACAGGCATAGCACATAACGTGGAGCTGTTTGCTGCTTTCGGTGGTGCCACAGGTAGAAAATTTAGCCGCGATGGCGATATAGGGGCTGATCCAGAGTCATCATTTTATTTGAATCCCGACTATTGCAGAGGAAATATCTACACTATAAAGAAGAACGGGTTTAAGTTAACTTTTGGAGGAGGAAAAGACATCAGGCAATCGGCAGGCGTCTTCCCTTCGGGTATGAAGCTTAAGCTTTCTGCTGCCGACAAACAGGCATCGCCCCTGGGACTCTATCTTTCTGTACAGAACGCCTTGCCCCTGGTTTGCGGCAGGATGAATATAAAAGCCGGAAAGGCAACTTATTTTATGGTGCAGAATGCAGCCGATAAGAAAGCTCCCTCGTATTCAAAGCTTCGCGATCTCTTTAATAAATCCGAACAGGCGCGAATGGCTCTTGTTCAGCGGGTAAAGGTCAATACTCCTGATCCTTATATCAATACACTGGGAGGAGCGCTGGCAATGGCTGCAGATGCAATATGGGAAGAACCTTCTTATATGCATGGCGCCATAGCCTGGAGAATGCGCCTGCCTGCCTGGCGTGGACCGTACATCGCCGATCCGCTTGGATGGCACGACCGGGCCCGAACTCATTTCAGTAGCTATGCCAAATCGCAGGTGGTGACGCCCGAAAGGGGGCCTGTTGTTCCGGATACGGCCCTGCATCTGGCCCGGCAGCAGGAACAAATGGGCACAGCTATATTTGGCAGCGGCTATATCTCCCGTAATCCAAATGATAACAGCAAACCGCACCATTACGATATGAATCTGGTGTACATTGACGCATTACTCAATCATTTCAAATGGAACGGCGATCTAAAATTTATTAAAGAGATGTGGCCGGTGATCAGCCGGCACCTCGACTGGGAAAAACGGAACTTCGATGCCGACGGAGATGGTTTGTATGATGCCTATGCTGCCATCTGGGCCAGCGACGCACTTCAATACAGCGGTGGTGGCGTCATGCACAGTTCTGCGTATAATTACCGCGCAAATCGCATGGCAGCAGAGATCGCTGCGCTGATCGGCGAAAACCCTGTGCCGTACAAACAGGAGGCCGATAAAATAATAAAAGCTATAAACTCCAGTCTCTGGATGCCCCAAAAAGCTTGGTATGCCGAGTACAAAGATTTATTGGGAGAGAAGCTTGTTCATCCTTACGGGGGCTTATGGACGGTATATCACACTATCGATTCTAAGGTTTCCGATCCCTTCCAGGCCTACGGGGCAACCCGTTATGTGGACACAGAAATTCCTCATATCCCCATTAGAGCTAAGGGATTGGAGGAGAATAACCTCTATACACTTTCTAGCTCTGCCTGGCAGCCTTATACCTGGTCCGTGAATAATGTTGCCTTGGCGGAACTGCTGCATACCTCCCTGGCATACTGGCAAACTGGCCGTATGGACGATGCTTTTCGGCTGTGGAAGAGTAGTCTGGTCGAAAGCATGTATCTGAGCTCCAGTCCCGGAGGATTTGAACAACTTTCTTTCTATGATGCTCAACGCGGAGAGTTATACCGTGATTTTGCTGATCCCATTGGTGTGGCGGGTCGTACCCTGGTTGAAGGTCTCTTCGGTATATTGCCCGATGCGCTGGCTGATACCCTTACGCTCCGCCCGGGCTTTCCTGCTTCCTGGGATTTTGCCTCCCTCCAGGTCCCTGATATCTCATTTGAATTTAAAAAATCCGGCGACAAAGACTCGTATACGATTGTCACCTCTTTTAAAAAGGCAATGAATTTAAAGATGTTACTCCCAGCCAGAACTGTTGCCGTTCGCTCGGTATCGATAAATGGAGAGAAGGTCAGCTGGAAGAGCTCCGGTGAGGTCGTGGGAACTCCTCAGCTCGAGATTGCTGCGCCTAAAGCACAGCGTTACCACGTCGAAATTGAGTGGGATGGTGTAGCCCCGGATAAGCCTAAGGTAAGAGCGCCGGTGTTTGATGCTCCATTTAACGTGTCGTTTTCACAGGCCAGTATCGAAAAGTATTACGACCCGCAGCGTGCATTGTCAGGGGTTCGGATTGTTGATGGTAATAGCCTCAATGTCGACCGCCTTGCCGGAAGGGATCATGCAACCATCTTTGTTAAGCTAAGGCAAAGGGACTTTACCTGGTGGGAGCCAATATCTCTCGACATAAAGCCCGAAGTGGAGTTCACTTTTCTTGCTGATCAGACAACGGCCGGCCTTAGATTCACAGTAACGAATAATGAGGGAATCGTAAAAAGAGGAATCCTGCGTGTGAATCAGGGGGTAAGGGATTTTTCTCAAACACTGGAGATTAATAAGGGTGCGTCGGCAGAGATTACCGTACCGGGAGCTTATACGCTCACGGGGACCAATAAAATACGCTTTGAATATGGTCGTGGTTATTCAGCTGATACTACAATCGTGAACTGGAATGCACGAACCGCTGGTCCCCTTTGGCAGAAAGTGGACTTACAAGCCTATTTTAACGATAAGGTTAGTTCTATTTTTAAGAATAAATACCTTTCGCCGCGACCATCTTCACCCACTCTGCAACTGCCATGGCAGGGAATTGGCAACTGGTGTTATCCGCTTACAAGCGCTGAGATAGACGACTCCGGACTTCGGCGTATGGCTTTTGGAAAAGGACAGGTACAGCTTCCTGTTGGAGTTCCTTTAGCTACTCCCGGCGCAGCGCTGCTTAAGAATATCGTTTTTACGTCCAAATGGGATAACTATCCCGATTTCGTGTCCATTCCCTTAAACGGGAGGGCGTCGCATGCTTACTTTATGATGGCCGGCTCTACCAATCCCATGCAAAGCCGGTTCGATAATGGAGAACTGCTCATTTACTATACAGATAATACATTTGAGCGCCTTGCTTTGAGAAATCCGGAAAACTGGTGGCCTATAGAGCAGGATTATTATGTGGATGGAGCCGCGTTTACTACAGGAGCCCCGCAACCTTATCGGGTGTATCTTAAAACTGGCACAGTTGGGCGGTATAATACTAATTATGGAACGATCAACGGCTTCACAAACCGGGCAATTGATGGAGGGGCTGCTACTGTACTCGATCTCCCGCTCAATCCTGCGAAGGAGCTAAAAGAGTTAAGATTGAGAGCCCTTGCAAATGATGTTGTGATTGGCTTGATGAGTGTGACCTTACAAAGGTGA